A part of Fervidobacterium thailandense genomic DNA contains:
- a CDS encoding YicC family protein, which yields MPKSMTGYAKLQTLLDEYKISCEVKTLNSKGLSVDVSLPYFLNSKELDVISIVKRYISRGKVNVRLYVKFLRPVQVSFDFSMVRTYFEILNEVRENLSIPSTVDLSHLLNFRDAFQFEFSNDDIEHAWASAREVLEETLKQVVEERAKEGQKLTEDLKSMTKRMKQIVNAISEKADQIPKYIADRIRKNAREILPDDVELNKELFENAVALIADRADIREEVVRLQSHLTRIEELLESDQPVGDLLNFISQEISREFNTILSKSRLLEISNLALEGKYIASQFKEQIANIE from the coding sequence GTGCCTAAAAGCATGACCGGATATGCCAAGCTCCAAACGTTACTGGACGAATATAAAATCTCTTGCGAGGTAAAGACGCTGAATTCTAAAGGGCTGTCGGTGGATGTCTCTCTACCTTACTTTTTGAATTCCAAGGAACTGGATGTCATTTCAATTGTGAAAAGATACATCTCGCGTGGAAAGGTAAATGTCAGGCTTTACGTGAAATTCCTTCGGCCAGTTCAGGTTTCCTTCGACTTTTCAATGGTACGCACGTACTTCGAAATTCTCAACGAGGTGCGGGAAAACTTAAGTATCCCATCTACCGTCGACCTGTCGCATCTATTGAATTTCAGGGATGCGTTCCAGTTCGAATTCTCCAACGACGATATCGAACATGCATGGGCATCCGCAAGGGAAGTACTTGAAGAAACTTTAAAACAAGTTGTTGAGGAGCGTGCGAAAGAGGGGCAAAAACTGACAGAGGATCTAAAATCCATGACCAAACGCATGAAACAAATTGTTAACGCCATCTCCGAGAAAGCTGATCAGATCCCCAAGTACATCGCGGACAGAATTAGAAAAAACGCACGCGAAATCCTACCCGATGATGTGGAGTTGAACAAAGAGCTTTTCGAAAACGCCGTTGCTCTCATCGCCGACAGGGCAGATATTCGAGAAGAGGTTGTCCGTCTCCAAAGTCACTTAACTAGAATTGAGGAACTTTTGGAGTCCGATCAACCAGTTGGTGACCTATTAAACTTCATATCCCAGGAGATCTCGCGTGAGTTTAACACTATATTATCCAAAAGCAGATTACTCGAAATCAGCAACCTGGCCCTTGAGGGCAAGTATATCGCTTCGCAGTTCAAAGAACAGATCGCAAACATCGAATAG
- a CDS encoding transketolase — translation MKHLDIESLKEISRRCRGDILKMTTLANSGHPGGSMSSIDLLVTLYAFANVDPKDPWNEDRDRIVVSHGHISPAVYATLAAYGFVNREDVIAGFRHPASIFEGHITRGIPGVEWTTGNLGQGLSAGVGFALAAKFKKKNYHVYVVMSDGESAKGQVQEARRTARKYKLDNLTVLVDYNDIQISGHAHEVMYVDIKAEFEAAGWKTIEIDGHDHEQILSALRIAKNDGAPTAIIARTVIGKGVDFMEDKPDYHGKALTREELDKALKMLGIENDLHVYEEKRKLLPIKAHEKVKLYYEVKINTGTPRVYEKGTDNRSALGRAIADLAVLNDNVVAVDCDLKSSVKLDFLDKERPDRLVEVGVQEHNAAALAGALSADGLITFFADFGVFGIDETFNQHRLNAINNTNLKVVVTHCGIDVGEDGKTHHGLNYVGAPLAWYGFKVIVPADPNQTDRVVRYVASQYGNYVIAVGRSKLEPIRRIDGTLYFDENYVFEYGKMDILREGEDGAIYSMGSAVPEALRAWELLRERGLNFTVVNVPCPYDLDEKVLKAFSNFVVVVEDHNVYNGLGSLIAQKLFELGILPRKFIKVGLEEFPVSGDAKYLFEIYGLKAEKIVERILKEY, via the coding sequence ATGAAGCACTTAGACATTGAATCACTTAAGGAGATTTCAAGACGCTGTCGCGGTGACATTTTAAAGATGACAACACTTGCGAATTCCGGACATCCCGGAGGCTCGATGTCTTCCATCGATTTGCTGGTGACATTGTACGCGTTTGCGAACGTAGATCCAAAAGACCCGTGGAACGAAGACAGGGACAGAATTGTTGTAAGCCACGGTCACATTTCACCCGCCGTGTACGCAACGCTAGCCGCGTACGGTTTTGTTAACAGGGAAGATGTAATCGCCGGTTTCCGTCATCCGGCATCAATTTTCGAAGGTCACATTACGAGGGGAATTCCCGGTGTTGAATGGACCACGGGTAACCTTGGTCAGGGCCTCTCAGCCGGTGTAGGTTTTGCACTCGCAGCGAAGTTCAAAAAGAAGAACTACCACGTCTACGTGGTCATGAGTGACGGCGAAAGTGCGAAGGGTCAGGTACAAGAAGCAAGGCGTACAGCACGCAAGTACAAGTTGGACAACCTCACGGTGCTCGTGGATTACAACGACATCCAAATAAGCGGTCATGCACATGAGGTAATGTACGTTGACATAAAAGCCGAATTTGAGGCCGCTGGTTGGAAGACGATTGAAATCGACGGCCACGATCACGAGCAGATCCTCTCCGCACTCAGGATTGCGAAAAACGACGGCGCACCTACTGCAATTATTGCAAGAACAGTAATCGGTAAAGGCGTAGACTTCATGGAGGACAAGCCTGATTACCATGGAAAAGCTTTGACAAGGGAAGAACTCGATAAAGCCTTGAAGATGCTCGGGATCGAAAATGATTTGCATGTGTACGAAGAGAAACGAAAGTTACTTCCGATAAAAGCCCATGAGAAAGTGAAACTCTATTACGAGGTGAAGATAAATACGGGTACGCCACGTGTGTACGAAAAGGGAACGGACAACCGTAGCGCGCTCGGACGTGCAATCGCAGATCTGGCCGTTTTGAATGACAATGTCGTTGCGGTTGACTGTGACCTCAAAAGTTCCGTAAAGCTCGATTTCCTTGACAAAGAACGTCCAGACAGATTGGTCGAAGTTGGGGTGCAGGAACACAACGCCGCGGCGCTGGCCGGTGCACTCTCTGCCGATGGTCTGATAACTTTTTTTGCCGATTTCGGTGTGTTCGGCATTGATGAAACGTTCAACCAACACAGGTTGAACGCGATAAACAACACGAATCTCAAAGTCGTCGTCACACACTGCGGAATAGATGTTGGTGAGGATGGGAAAACGCACCACGGGCTTAATTACGTGGGGGCACCACTTGCTTGGTACGGGTTCAAGGTCATCGTTCCAGCGGATCCAAATCAAACCGACAGGGTCGTAAGGTACGTTGCTTCACAATACGGCAATTACGTCATCGCTGTGGGAAGAAGCAAACTTGAGCCGATTCGAAGGATCGATGGTACACTTTACTTTGACGAAAACTACGTCTTCGAGTACGGAAAAATGGATATCCTTCGTGAAGGTGAGGACGGAGCCATCTATTCCATGGGTTCGGCCGTTCCGGAAGCTTTGCGAGCCTGGGAATTACTTAGAGAACGTGGACTTAATTTCACTGTCGTGAATGTACCGTGTCCTTACGATTTGGATGAAAAAGTGCTGAAAGCATTCTCAAACTTTGTTGTGGTCGTCGAAGACCACAACGTCTACAATGGACTTGGGAGCCTCATAGCCCAGAAACTCTTCGAACTCGGAATTTTACCAAGGAAGTTCATCAAGGTCGGGCTGGAAGAATTTCCCGTTTCCGGGGATGCGAAGTACCTGTTCGAAATTTACGGATTGAAAGCCGAAAAAATCGTCGAGAGGATACTCAAAGAGTACTAA
- a CDS encoding iron-containing alcohol dehydrogenase produces MKNFVFHNPTKLVFGAGTVEQIGQYIKKDGIKKILLLYGTGSIKKNGVYEKVVRSLYENGIEKVEVSGVRPNPVLSKVHEAIDVARKENVEAILAVGGGSVVDSAKAIAAGFYYEGDIWDAFIGKYNVKKALPLYVVLTMSATGTEMNGNAVVTNEQTKEKFYFSSKHVFPVVSIVDPTVQYSLPKEQVVYGAIDAISHVMEYYFDVSGSNLIDRVDEAILVTLMETTEAILKNPTDYEARANFCLATTLALNGLTGLGTDGGDWSSHELEHAVSALNPDVAHGAGLAVVFPAWLEYVSDLVGEKLIKFGKNVLKLRGNVTTQRTIKALRAWYKSIGAPTSLKELGFAKSDIEELTNIAAKHAPFGTVKELKVDDIRKIYEIAYE; encoded by the coding sequence ATGAAGAATTTCGTTTTCCACAACCCGACAAAACTGGTTTTTGGTGCGGGTACTGTGGAGCAAATTGGTCAGTACATCAAAAAGGATGGGATTAAAAAGATCCTCCTGCTGTACGGCACGGGTTCGATTAAGAAGAACGGTGTGTACGAGAAAGTCGTTCGCTCATTATACGAAAATGGAATTGAAAAGGTGGAAGTTTCCGGTGTCAGACCAAATCCCGTACTTTCAAAGGTTCACGAGGCCATCGACGTGGCGCGGAAGGAAAACGTTGAGGCCATTTTAGCCGTTGGTGGAGGAAGTGTCGTCGACAGTGCAAAGGCGATCGCAGCCGGATTCTATTATGAGGGAGACATTTGGGATGCGTTCATCGGTAAGTACAACGTTAAGAAGGCTTTACCTTTATACGTTGTACTCACGATGTCTGCAACCGGAACGGAGATGAACGGAAACGCGGTTGTGACGAACGAACAAACGAAGGAGAAGTTTTACTTCAGTTCCAAACACGTTTTTCCGGTCGTATCTATAGTTGATCCTACGGTTCAATACTCACTTCCAAAGGAGCAAGTTGTTTACGGAGCGATCGACGCGATAAGTCATGTTATGGAATACTATTTCGACGTGAGTGGTAGTAATTTGATAGATCGTGTCGATGAAGCTATACTTGTAACACTTATGGAAACGACGGAGGCGATACTGAAAAATCCCACTGATTACGAAGCGCGTGCTAACTTCTGCTTGGCCACAACGCTGGCACTCAACGGTCTGACTGGTTTGGGAACCGACGGTGGGGACTGGTCATCACACGAACTCGAGCACGCGGTCAGTGCGCTCAACCCGGATGTGGCACACGGTGCGGGCTTGGCTGTTGTTTTCCCAGCGTGGCTTGAATACGTGTCCGACCTTGTCGGTGAAAAGCTGATAAAGTTCGGTAAGAACGTTCTGAAGCTGCGTGGAAATGTCACCACACAACGTACAATCAAGGCGTTGAGGGCTTGGTACAAGTCAATTGGAGCCCCCACAAGCCTTAAGGAACTTGGATTTGCGAAGTCAGACATCGAGGAATTAACAAACATCGCCGCAAAACATGCACCTTTTGGAACTGTCAAGGAGTTAAAGGTCGACGACATTAGGAAAATATACGAAATAGCGTACGAGTAA
- the groES gene encoding co-chaperone GroES produces the protein MKVKPLGERLLIKPIVEEKKTAGGIVLPDAAKEKPMKAQIVEVGKLPEDCPLKVGDKVIFNKYSGTEIKIDEEDYIIIDLNDILAKIEE, from the coding sequence ATGAAGGTGAAACCACTAGGAGAAAGGCTCTTGATAAAGCCCATCGTTGAGGAAAAGAAGACAGCCGGTGGAATTGTGTTGCCCGACGCGGCGAAGGAAAAGCCGATGAAGGCTCAGATTGTTGAAGTTGGAAAGCTCCCAGAGGATTGCCCATTGAAGGTTGGAGACAAGGTGATTTTCAACAAGTACAGTGGTACGGAGATAAAGATCGACGAGGAAGATTACATCATCATTGATCTGAACGACATTTTAGCAAAAATTGAAGAGTAG
- the groL gene encoding chaperonin GroEL (60 kDa chaperone family; promotes refolding of misfolded polypeptides especially under stressful conditions; forms two stacked rings of heptamers to form a barrel-shaped 14mer; ends can be capped by GroES; misfolded proteins enter the barrel where they are refolded when GroES binds) yields MAKLLRYSEEARRALEAGVDAVANAVKITLGPKGRNVVIEKSWGSPTITNDGVSIAKEIELEDKFANLGAQLVKEVASKTNDVAGDGTTTATVLAQAMIKEGLKMVAAGANPILIKRGIDKATAKVVEEIKKISKKLSSTEDIAHVAAISANSEEIGKLIAEAMEKVGEDGVITVEDSKTIDTYVEFTEGMQFDRGYISPYFVTDPEKMEVVYNEPFILITDRKLSNVKPLIPILEKVAQTGKPLVIIAEDVEGEVLTTLVLNKLKGTLNTVAVKAPGFGDRRKAMLQDIAILTGGIVASEEVGINLEDLTLQDLGRADVVRVKKDETIIVGGKGKPEEIKKRIAQIKAQIEQTTSEYEKETLQERMAKLAGGVAVIKVGAATETELKEKKHRIEDALSATRAAVEEGIVPGGGVTLLRARKAIEPLLNELTGDEKLGAQIVYNALEAPIKQIAANAGYDGAIIIHNVLSKDDVAYGFDALRGEYCNMYERGIIDPAKVTRSALQNAASIAGMLLTTEVLVVEKPEEKKGSTPEMPEY; encoded by the coding sequence ATGGCAAAATTGCTAAGGTACAGTGAAGAAGCAAGAAGGGCTCTGGAAGCTGGTGTTGATGCCGTTGCTAATGCTGTTAAAATCACGCTTGGTCCAAAGGGAAGGAACGTTGTAATTGAGAAATCGTGGGGTAGCCCAACGATAACCAACGACGGAGTTTCCATAGCAAAGGAAATCGAACTTGAGGATAAGTTCGCAAATCTGGGTGCCCAGCTTGTTAAAGAAGTTGCCAGTAAGACAAACGACGTAGCTGGTGATGGTACAACGACGGCAACGGTTCTTGCCCAGGCGATGATCAAAGAAGGTCTCAAGATGGTAGCTGCTGGTGCCAACCCGATTCTCATCAAGAGGGGTATTGACAAGGCCACGGCTAAGGTCGTCGAGGAAATCAAGAAGATTTCCAAGAAACTTTCGAGCACTGAGGATATTGCACACGTTGCGGCAATCAGTGCCAACAGTGAGGAAATTGGTAAGCTGATTGCGGAAGCGATGGAAAAGGTAGGAGAAGACGGAGTCATCACAGTTGAAGACAGCAAGACTATCGACACGTACGTTGAATTCACCGAAGGTATGCAGTTTGATAGGGGTTACATCTCACCGTACTTCGTAACTGATCCCGAAAAGATGGAAGTTGTTTACAACGAACCGTTCATACTCATCACCGACAGGAAGCTTTCGAACGTTAAACCTCTTATTCCTATACTCGAAAAGGTTGCCCAGACTGGCAAACCACTTGTGATTATTGCCGAAGACGTTGAAGGTGAAGTTCTTACAACACTTGTTCTTAACAAACTCAAGGGTACACTCAACACGGTTGCTGTTAAGGCTCCCGGTTTTGGTGACAGAAGGAAGGCAATGCTCCAGGATATTGCTATCTTAACAGGTGGTATTGTTGCAAGTGAAGAAGTCGGTATCAATCTCGAGGATCTCACACTCCAGGACCTTGGAAGAGCGGATGTCGTCAGGGTCAAGAAAGATGAAACGATAATCGTTGGTGGTAAAGGTAAACCAGAGGAAATTAAGAAGAGAATAGCCCAGATCAAGGCCCAGATTGAGCAGACAACGAGCGAATACGAAAAAGAAACACTCCAGGAAAGAATGGCGAAACTTGCCGGTGGAGTTGCGGTGATTAAGGTTGGTGCCGCCACCGAAACGGAACTCAAAGAAAAGAAACACAGAATCGAGGATGCTCTGAGCGCCACGAGGGCAGCTGTAGAAGAAGGTATCGTTCCTGGTGGAGGAGTTACGTTGCTGAGGGCAAGAAAAGCTATTGAACCACTTCTCAACGAACTCACCGGTGATGAAAAACTCGGTGCACAGATCGTTTACAATGCTCTTGAAGCTCCGATCAAACAGATCGCCGCTAACGCAGGATACGATGGTGCCATCATCATCCACAACGTGTTGTCAAAAGATGACGTAGCTTACGGATTCGACGCACTCAGAGGCGAGTACTGCAACATGTACGAACGCGGTATTATCGACCCGGCAAAGGTTACAAGAAGCGCACTGCAGAACGCAGCTTCAATTGCTGGAATGCTCCTGACAACCGAAGTGCTTGTTGTGGAGAAACCCGAAGAGAAGAAGGGTTCGACACCTGAGATGCCCGAGTACTGA
- a CDS encoding dihydrofolate reductase family protein, producing the protein MRDLRVRLVAVTDARGVIAVGDDDPINWSSREDKELFKMITLRSGVVIMGRKTYEAIGRPLPGRLNVVLSSSWDWSNTTPKPDLLLSGNVKEVVEKVKKIGYNDICVIGGQSVFTQFVESGLLTDIHLTIEPIILPGCINLLDKLSSTKEKLALRLEKVMKLNDIGTLHIHYRVGRSLRTFEEDGGA; encoded by the coding sequence GTGAGAGATTTGCGTGTTAGGTTGGTTGCCGTCACGGATGCGAGGGGAGTTATAGCGGTTGGAGATGATGACCCAATCAATTGGTCGAGTCGGGAGGATAAGGAGTTATTTAAAATGATAACTTTGCGTTCGGGTGTCGTTATCATGGGACGCAAGACTTACGAAGCCATTGGAAGACCGTTACCTGGCCGGTTGAACGTGGTCCTTAGCAGTAGTTGGGATTGGTCGAATACTACCCCCAAACCGGATTTGTTGCTTTCCGGAAATGTTAAGGAAGTTGTTGAAAAAGTTAAGAAAATCGGATATAATGATATCTGTGTCATTGGCGGGCAGAGTGTTTTCACGCAATTTGTTGAATCGGGCCTATTAACGGACATACATCTGACCATCGAACCGATAATCCTGCCTGGTTGTATCAATCTACTCGATAAATTGAGTTCAACAAAGGAGAAGCTGGCCCTACGCTTAGAGAAAGTGATGAAATTGAACGATATTGGCACGTTACACATCCATTACCGAGTCGGGAGAAGCTTGCGTACGTTTGAAGAAGACGGCGGGGCTTGA
- the fusA gene encoding elongation factor G, with translation MSAKDKRTVALVGHNGSGKSTLILAALNLGGMSVTKKDIDFDPIEAQRGASISSHVGTFKFDGKQITLIDTPGFSDFIGEVISATFVSENVLVVVNATAGVEIQTERTWAIANEMEKPIIVFVNQMDKERASFENSLSSLKERFEQKIVPVAYPIGQESSFKGVVDLLSGKAYVYENGKAKEVEIPAEVKDKVEELKMSIIEDIVSLDDALMEKYFAEEPITADELWGALRKGVIGRQVVPVVVGSAEKNIGVDFLLKVINLVGASPLEAKPLKARLESGDEVEVQYSETDPFVGYTFKAVVDPFVGKLSYIKVVAGSLKPGDSFVNVNKGTQEKVGHLYFAKGKETYEVQETSCGDVIVLPKLKESAVKDTVTHKDRKLTIVPPEYPEPMISKSVTPKSKSDIDKISNGLSRLADSDPTFAWEFDTETSETVISGIGGMHLDVMVERLKNVFGVDVEVGKPKIAYRETITTKAIAEHKHKKQTGGHGQYGHVKIEIEPLERGKGFEFVDKIVGGVIPRNFIPSVEKGVREAMKKGVLAAYPVVDVRVTLFDGSYHEVDSSDISFQIAAIQAFKKGMQQARPVLLEPVMYVEVYTPDENAGDVMGDISSRRGRPMGMEPAGKGMTVVKAEVPLAEMLDFQGRLSSITSGRGYFTMKFARYDIVPPNIQEKIIAERKKYLEEQAEE, from the coding sequence ATGTCTGCAAAGGACAAACGAACGGTAGCGCTTGTGGGACACAACGGTTCGGGTAAATCAACACTCATACTTGCTGCGCTGAACCTTGGAGGAATGAGTGTTACAAAAAAGGATATTGATTTTGATCCGATCGAAGCGCAAAGGGGAGCGAGTATAAGCTCGCACGTGGGAACGTTCAAGTTCGATGGAAAACAGATTACGCTTATCGATACTCCCGGATTTAGTGACTTCATAGGAGAAGTTATCAGCGCGACTTTCGTTTCGGAAAACGTTCTTGTTGTTGTTAACGCAACCGCAGGTGTTGAAATTCAAACTGAAAGAACGTGGGCAATCGCAAATGAGATGGAAAAACCTATCATCGTGTTCGTCAACCAGATGGATAAGGAAAGGGCAAGCTTTGAAAACAGTTTGAGCTCGCTCAAGGAAAGGTTCGAACAGAAAATTGTTCCCGTTGCTTATCCGATCGGTCAGGAGAGTAGTTTCAAAGGAGTCGTCGATTTGCTATCTGGCAAGGCGTACGTTTACGAGAATGGAAAAGCGAAAGAAGTTGAAATACCGGCGGAAGTGAAAGACAAGGTTGAAGAGCTCAAGATGTCCATCATCGAGGACATAGTCTCACTCGACGATGCGCTCATGGAAAAGTACTTTGCTGAAGAACCGATAACTGCCGATGAATTGTGGGGGGCGCTTAGAAAAGGAGTCATAGGAAGACAAGTTGTTCCAGTCGTGGTTGGTTCTGCCGAGAAGAACATCGGTGTCGATTTCTTGCTGAAGGTTATCAATCTGGTAGGTGCCTCACCGCTTGAAGCTAAGCCGCTCAAAGCTCGTTTAGAGAGTGGGGACGAGGTTGAGGTTCAGTACTCGGAGACTGATCCGTTCGTTGGGTACACGTTCAAGGCGGTCGTTGATCCGTTCGTTGGAAAGCTAAGTTACATCAAGGTGGTAGCGGGTTCACTGAAGCCTGGAGATTCGTTTGTCAACGTGAACAAGGGCACTCAGGAAAAGGTCGGACACTTGTACTTTGCCAAAGGAAAGGAAACGTACGAGGTTCAGGAAACAAGTTGTGGTGACGTTATCGTTCTGCCAAAGTTGAAGGAAAGTGCGGTCAAGGATACGGTCACGCACAAGGATAGAAAACTGACGATTGTGCCACCGGAGTATCCGGAGCCGATGATTTCCAAGAGCGTAACACCGAAATCGAAGTCGGATATTGATAAAATCAGCAACGGATTGAGCCGACTCGCGGATTCGGATCCAACCTTCGCGTGGGAATTCGATACTGAAACGTCAGAAACGGTTATCTCCGGAATCGGTGGCATGCACCTTGATGTGATGGTCGAAAGGCTGAAGAACGTGTTCGGTGTTGATGTTGAGGTTGGAAAACCGAAGATCGCGTACAGAGAAACGATCACGACAAAAGCAATAGCCGAGCACAAACACAAGAAACAAACGGGTGGTCACGGTCAGTACGGTCATGTGAAGATCGAAATCGAACCACTGGAAAGAGGCAAGGGATTCGAATTCGTTGATAAGATCGTCGGTGGAGTTATCCCGAGAAACTTCATCCCATCTGTTGAAAAAGGTGTTAGGGAAGCGATGAAGAAGGGTGTTCTCGCGGCATATCCCGTTGTCGACGTCAGGGTAACGCTGTTCGATGGTTCGTACCACGAAGTTGACTCATCGGATATATCCTTCCAAATTGCGGCGATCCAGGCATTCAAAAAAGGTATGCAACAAGCACGTCCGGTGCTATTAGAACCTGTCATGTACGTTGAGGTGTACACACCTGATGAGAACGCCGGTGACGTGATGGGCGACATCAGTTCTCGAAGGGGAAGACCGATGGGGATGGAACCGGCAGGTAAGGGAATGACAGTTGTCAAGGCGGAGGTCCCACTCGCCGAAATGCTCGACTTCCAGGGAAGGTTGTCTTCAATTACGAGTGGGCGCGGTTACTTTACGATGAAATTTGCACGGTACGATATCGTTCCACCCAACATCCAGGAAAAGATTATTGCCGAGAGGAAGAAGTATCTCGAAGAACAGGCGGAAGAGTAA